A stretch of Xanthocytophaga agilis DNA encodes these proteins:
- a CDS encoding M23 family metallopeptidase, with protein MQTTNVKKISRPRYKRWILGFFCFVMLIGYCIPEKLRIPVQKASDKDWNHQSFWHYPWGKSGVHKGIDIFAPKGRNVVASTGGLVIWKGTMGIGGKAVIVIGPKWHCHYYAHLQDYHTHWGHGYLRVRLSGLWVHLGMQQGSLLICIILYLR; from the coding sequence ATGCAAACTACCAATGTAAAAAAGATATCCCGGCCGCGTTACAAACGATGGATTCTGGGATTTTTTTGTTTTGTAATGCTGATAGGGTATTGTATTCCTGAAAAACTTAGGATTCCTGTGCAAAAAGCTTCTGACAAAGATTGGAATCATCAGTCCTTCTGGCACTATCCATGGGGAAAATCCGGTGTGCATAAAGGTATCGATATCTTTGCTCCTAAAGGCCGAAATGTAGTTGCATCAACAGGTGGGTTAGTTATATGGAAAGGTACGATGGGTATAGGTGGGAAGGCTGTTATCGTGATTGGGCCCAAATGGCATTGTCATTATTATGCTCACCTGCAGGATTATCATACTCATTGGGGGCATGGGTATCTCAGGGTAAGGCTATCGGGTCTGTGGGTACATCTGGGAATGCAGCAGGGAAGTCTCCTCATCTGCATTATTCTGTATTTACGTTGA
- a CDS encoding carboxypeptidase-like regulatory domain-containing protein, whose protein sequence is MKTSYFLVAGMMASLLVLTGCPGTDDNHSDPITEENGYAKGKITDTKGAPLAGVEVVIDNTYLYDSNLLTTTGQDGTYNVKLPNVASTYIAYATLKKTYNGKQFEMELHPENTDAFTQEGGVRNFQWRLTGEKPSGLGYYGGMIQIEKDINSSIYDSENVEFTLTPAGPLIDGSTGQTLKLKPGLPHSDNYSKLVDVPMGRYTVTAVHKSASGDKPLKLRDRSIYNSQFTSSMQLDFQPESMYCSNCSNIEYTEL, encoded by the coding sequence ATGAAAACTTCTTATTTTCTAGTTGCAGGGATGATGGCGTCCCTGCTGGTTCTTACCGGATGCCCGGGTACTGATGACAATCATTCAGATCCCATCACAGAAGAGAATGGTTACGCCAAAGGGAAAATAACTGACACAAAAGGGGCTCCGTTAGCAGGCGTAGAGGTTGTTATTGACAACACCTATTTATATGACTCTAACCTGTTGACTACTACAGGTCAGGATGGAACCTATAATGTAAAGCTTCCCAATGTTGCCAGCACTTACATAGCGTATGCGACATTGAAGAAAACGTACAATGGTAAACAATTTGAAATGGAGCTTCATCCCGAAAATACAGATGCCTTTACACAGGAAGGTGGAGTTCGTAACTTTCAATGGCGTTTAACAGGAGAAAAGCCAAGCGGTCTGGGATATTATGGTGGTATGATTCAAATTGAGAAAGACATAAACAGCTCTATCTATGACTCTGAAAACGTTGAATTTACTCTTACACCAGCAGGCCCTCTTATCGATGGATCTACAGGGCAAACACTAAAATTAAAACCGGGATTACCTCACTCAGACAACTATTCCAAATTGGTAGATGTACCTATGGGTCGTTATACTGTAACTGCTGTGCATAAGTCTGCATCTGGAGATAAACCGCTCAAACTACGGGATAGATCCATATACAACAGTCAGTTTACCAGTTCCATGCAACTTGATTTCCAACCTGAAAGTATGTATTGCTCTAATTGTAGCAATATTGAATATACAGAGCTGTAA
- a CDS encoding THUMP-like domain-containing protein, whose protein sequence is MVWFSVLDIILPVPLSEKLTNFSKVIDFVQQHEYANPQDLLLKKHRYPDIPVQEAALQIQARQKAKNKLPSWFSIPTICYPSLLSLEQCSSESTALFKAQLLSGHILVDLTGGMGVDTAAFSKQFAQVFYIEQNPELCEVTQYNFEQLGITNVQHISATSETWLSSFSQHVDWIYIDPARRNDAGGKVVRLQDCVPDILGLKDILFGKASHLLLKASPMLDIDLAINELKNVVKVYVVAVENEVKELLFHLVKAFNGEPEIETVNLNKSGSTVSLFQFYRSHEGNSEVSFTLPQTYLYEPNAAVLKAGAFRCIASTFSLNKLHSNSHLYTSESLHTDFPGRIFKIMAVCKLDKKELQSFLPDGKANISVRNFPMSVEDIRKKTGIRDGGEQYLFATTDCQNRKIILVCQKIEAIQK, encoded by the coding sequence ATGGTGTGGTTCTCTGTATTAGATATTATTCTGCCTGTGCCTTTATCTGAGAAACTTACCAATTTTTCTAAGGTCATTGATTTTGTTCAACAACATGAGTATGCCAATCCTCAGGATTTGCTCCTGAAAAAGCATAGATATCCTGATATTCCTGTGCAGGAAGCTGCCCTTCAAATACAGGCACGACAAAAAGCTAAAAACAAACTTCCTTCCTGGTTTTCTATTCCAACAATCTGTTATCCTTCATTACTTTCTCTGGAACAATGTTCTTCAGAGAGTACTGCTTTGTTTAAAGCTCAGTTGCTGTCAGGTCATATTCTTGTGGATCTTACGGGTGGTATGGGAGTAGATACTGCTGCTTTTAGCAAACAGTTTGCGCAGGTCTTCTACATTGAACAGAATCCGGAACTATGTGAAGTTACTCAATATAATTTTGAGCAATTGGGTATTACCAATGTACAACATATATCGGCCACCAGCGAAACCTGGTTGTCATCCTTTTCACAACATGTGGACTGGATATACATAGATCCTGCCAGGCGTAATGATGCAGGTGGTAAGGTAGTTCGGTTACAGGACTGTGTACCAGATATTTTAGGTTTGAAAGATATATTGTTCGGTAAAGCCTCTCATCTATTACTAAAGGCATCTCCTATGTTGGATATTGACCTAGCCATCAATGAACTTAAAAATGTTGTCAAAGTATATGTTGTAGCAGTAGAGAATGAAGTAAAGGAGTTGCTTTTTCATTTGGTGAAAGCATTTAACGGAGAGCCGGAAATCGAAACGGTAAATCTGAATAAGAGTGGGAGCACTGTTTCTTTATTCCAATTTTATCGCAGTCATGAAGGAAATAGTGAGGTGTCTTTTACTTTGCCTCAGACATATCTCTATGAACCTAACGCTGCCGTTCTTAAAGCCGGTGCTTTCCGATGTATTGCCAGTACATTCTCACTCAATAAGCTACATAGCAATAGTCATTTATATACTTCAGAATCTTTGCATACTGATTTTCCAGGACGAATTTTTAAAATAATGGCTGTGTGTAAGCTGGATAAGAAAGAACTTCAGTCCTTTTTACCAGACGGAAAAGCCAATATCAGTGTGCGGAACTTTCCAATGAGTGTAGAAGACATTCGTAAGAAAACGGGTATCCGGGATGGGGGAGAACAATATTTGTTTGCCACTACAGATTGCCAGAACCGAAAGATTATTCTGGTTTGTCAAAAGATAGAAGCTATACAGAAATAA
- a CDS encoding PorV/PorQ family protein, whose protein sequence is MKYFYIVCIFFVSFLSQAQVLTPKYSNEFLAIGVGARALGMGRTQTAAVNDVTAGYWNPSALLDIRTKYEVSLMHAEYFAGIAKYDYAAFATPIDSVSHLGVSVIRFAVDDIPDTRFLFDANGAINYDNIRFFSAADYAFLLSYARKFPKLKGLKLGANVKVIHRVAGSFANAWGFGLDVGAMWERKNWRIGIAARDVTSTFNTWSVNTALLEQVYGQTNNTLRGNYTELTLPKLSIGIAHSWRIKEKFGVLAALDADFTFDGKRNVLVKSDFTSIDPRAGIELDYKKIAFFRAGIGNIQQVKDVDEQTNLYTKTRTTFEPNMGVGVRINKFQIDYALTDIGDQSESLYSNVFSIKVGF, encoded by the coding sequence ATGAAATATTTTTACATTGTCTGTATATTTTTTGTGTCGTTTTTGTCTCAGGCACAGGTGCTTACACCTAAGTATAGTAATGAGTTTCTGGCGATTGGAGTAGGGGCCAGGGCACTGGGTATGGGACGTACTCAAACGGCTGCTGTAAACGATGTAACTGCTGGTTACTGGAACCCTTCTGCTTTACTGGATATACGCACCAAATATGAAGTATCCCTTATGCATGCTGAGTACTTTGCAGGCATTGCAAAATATGATTATGCTGCTTTTGCTACCCCTATTGATTCTGTAAGTCATTTGGGTGTATCCGTGATCCGGTTTGCTGTAGACGATATTCCTGACACACGTTTCTTATTTGATGCAAACGGAGCTATCAACTATGATAATATCAGATTTTTCTCTGCTGCAGATTACGCCTTTTTATTATCCTATGCCCGCAAGTTTCCGAAACTCAAAGGGTTGAAACTGGGTGCTAATGTCAAGGTTATTCACCGCGTTGCCGGTTCATTTGCTAATGCCTGGGGATTCGGATTGGATGTGGGTGCAATGTGGGAAAGAAAGAACTGGCGTATAGGTATTGCGGCACGTGATGTAACAAGTACATTCAATACCTGGTCTGTAAATACGGCATTGCTTGAACAGGTATATGGGCAGACTAATAATACTCTCAGAGGAAATTATACAGAACTTACGCTTCCCAAACTTTCAATAGGAATAGCCCATAGCTGGCGTATTAAAGAAAAGTTTGGTGTACTGGCCGCTTTAGATGCTGATTTTACTTTTGATGGAAAACGCAATGTCCTTGTAAAATCTGATTTTACTTCGATAGATCCTCGCGCAGGTATAGAACTTGATTATAAGAAGATAGCTTTTTTTCGGGCAGGAATTGGCAATATTCAACAAGTGAAGGATGTAGATGAGCAAACAAATCTCTATACAAAAACCAGAACCACATTTGAACCCAATATGGGTGTAGGTGTTCGAATTAATAAATTCCAGATAGACTATGCACTTACAGATATAGGAGATCAATCCGAATCTCTCTATTCAAACGTATTTTCTATTAAAGTTGGCTTCTGA
- a CDS encoding MATE family efflux transporter, whose amino-acid sequence MNVSNPLGKAPINTLFFKYYIPALTGILSSTLHQLINGVILGQQVGKEGLAAVGLYGPVTIVFIALTLPIMTGGGILIGKNSGATQYDKVQQTFEFGTTLALVAGSCVAILTPFLTTTIATFLTGAENTVLLKNTSHYIFWQLLAMPFFFLRMIWSNFISNDNAPQISRNASLLAVTLNIVLDLFFIVVLHMGVEGASIATAISMVAAVVYQYTYIWKQKGHFSFHGFRFTLQLTEWRELLHLGTPSFASEISFSSGLLLISHYIVPYGPLAVSAFGLVNYISFLFIRLFTAAMIASLPILSFNIGARLPHRVLETFRFSFFFTITLGIVIVALGWILPDFLIDIFSSNSTIPFKKIASQAIALYFLLFFAAGPNYILSAYLQSIGKSIISTLINVLKGFVFIALFILLLPEHFGMGLEGVWLSRSLAEILTLLLVGLYTLWNKESYYTEKSILVKS is encoded by the coding sequence ATGAATGTATCCAATCCATTGGGGAAGGCACCTATCAACACACTATTTTTTAAGTATTACATTCCGGCTCTTACAGGTATTCTTTCTTCAACCCTCCACCAGCTTATCAATGGTGTTATATTGGGACAACAAGTGGGCAAAGAGGGATTAGCAGCAGTAGGCTTATATGGTCCTGTCACCATCGTGTTTATTGCTCTGACCTTGCCCATCATGACTGGAGGAGGGATTCTAATTGGAAAAAATAGTGGAGCTACTCAATATGATAAGGTACAACAGACTTTTGAGTTTGGTACCACTCTTGCATTGGTTGCTGGAAGTTGTGTAGCAATACTTACACCATTCCTCACCACTACTATTGCTACCTTTCTGACGGGAGCCGAGAATACAGTACTGTTAAAGAATACATCTCACTATATATTCTGGCAGTTGCTCGCAATGCCTTTCTTTTTTCTCCGCATGATATGGAGTAACTTCATTAGCAATGATAATGCCCCTCAGATTTCCCGTAATGCGTCTCTGCTGGCAGTAACACTCAACATTGTACTCGATCTGTTTTTCATCGTTGTACTTCACATGGGTGTCGAAGGAGCTTCTATAGCAACAGCTATTTCTATGGTAGCAGCTGTAGTATATCAGTATACATATATATGGAAACAAAAAGGACATTTTAGCTTTCATGGCTTTCGATTTACGTTACAGCTTACCGAATGGAGAGAACTTTTGCATCTGGGCACGCCCTCTTTTGCCTCTGAAATTTCCTTTTCTTCTGGTCTTTTACTGATCAGTCATTATATAGTACCTTATGGTCCATTGGCAGTATCTGCATTTGGTCTGGTTAACTATATCAGCTTTCTATTTATCCGTCTGTTTACAGCAGCAATGATTGCATCTCTCCCAATACTCTCATTCAATATAGGTGCCAGGTTACCTCATAGAGTATTGGAAACATTCCGGTTCTCGTTTTTTTTTACGATCACATTGGGAATTGTAATTGTGGCATTAGGCTGGATATTACCCGACTTTTTAATAGACATATTCTCCAGTAACTCTACTATACCCTTCAAAAAAATAGCCAGTCAGGCTATTGCTCTCTATTTTCTTCTATTCTTTGCAGCTGGTCCCAATTATATTCTATCAGCCTATCTACAAAGCATAGGAAAATCGATCATTTCTACACTCATCAACGTATTAAAGGGTTTTGTTTTTATTGCTCTATTCATACTGTTATTGCCAGAGCATTTTGGAATGGGTTTAGAAGGTGTATGGTTATCGCGTTCGCTGGCGGAAATTTTAACGTTGCTTCTCGTAGGCTTATATACCCTGTGGAACAAAGAAAGTTACTATACTGAAAAAAGTATACTAGTTAAATCGTAG
- a CDS encoding C25 family cysteine peptidase: MFLKRRDWSFLTGLAILFLTGMQAFAQTYGNEWINYAQQYYKIPVTQPGIYRLSYQDLTQAGMPLSAIDPRRIQIFHRGVEQSIIVSGESDAFFDEADYVEFYGKGNDGTLDAELYRPAEAQPHKYYNLYSDTTYYFITWRLDNGLGKRMVTVNESNTNNLAAEAFHWAESILVLKSDYDYGKVYPEYIGNAEGEHSFYDYGEGWTGSYISKFTSVDYTLPNLGTIVNTSYKPKLEVVVAGRNNYSHVGEIFAGSSTSSLRSLGTISFSYHNTRRLNTTIEATDLSTGALSVRMRVNGVSDANPDAMSVSLIRLVYPQTWDMAGSIQKTFTIEAGSANQHYFEITNPAIGTLLYDITSTDSPRRIITTTVNGKLAATLSNGTVIFANANASSITGTIKKVSFRNFSSVKPNYLIVTNSALRKPFSSVADPVQAYAEYRASTAGGGYDTLIANVDQLYNQFSYGEYTPVGIARFVKWMYNISKPGYLFIIGRGISPEMVRNAPGRTTNFINVAKTIYDYVPSDGRPGSDYLFSDTLSGISLVPGLATGRISAIEPQQVYNYLVKVKEHEALSPNESWRKNIIHLAGGHTAAEVSNFKSYIDSYKSIVEGEYFGGKVQSLSKQTGDEVEQINISQQLNEGASLVTMFGHSGRTVNDIEIGYATDETLGYKNQGKYPLVLVNGCQSGDVFNNQYTYAEDWVMGRSDRGAIAWIAHSSAGYASELHAYSTLFYQTAFADSTMLGKPIGNVQKETIRRYVTLMTNWTLGLTHAEQMVLQGDPAVVLVPFSKPDYAITETGIFAQSFDGSQLTAALDSFRIGVVVTNYGKTLNKKFGVTVTRRFGDGTFQQSDTTYFNPISFTDTVYVTIANTQKYVGGTQTFTVLVDPANQIDESNEQNNQASKEIDIPIVGAIPLFPREYSIVSSQPVKFVAQSTVSPLETRSYKIELDTSATFSSAAKIETTVSGSLLVNWETDLLSKATSHDSTVYYWRISLADRPIGNDNSWMESSFIYINNSPEGWSQTKFPQFSKAGLSSVKRNTETLKWEFTGNTMDISVKTYGYQNQTDAYKQVELLLNEGPVVTGGRCSPASDPNTLIAVAFHRGNVQPYSVVASLNCGREPFAAHYLTNGYIAGGGLADFVNRVSNNDYILLFTAGSVDFTNWSAATKQLLVSIGADVSKIANLKSGDPYIIIGQKGATAGLATEIYPDYSGSIAGSQQALSLDYTLQGRVDNGFITSSLIGPASLWGTMYHAIQASELPLTDQWQLDIVGVNLQGAETVVSTDVKTSPLPIDFINSQQYPYLKLRLQARDETNLTPPQLKKWQVIYDGVPEGLINTGMVASDAYTIPEQMAGGSFEIPVVFQNISPRAFTDSLTVQYTILNAKSKKTTRVTFKARPLAANGDTISFKIPVRTDTLSGNNELQVFINPRILPEQNYANNVLSIPFVVNTDNLNPILEVTFDGQKILNGDIVSPTPQIIMRLKDENTKQIRTDTSGILIYIKKPGSSNFERISGGAFSWAAGNGDNDFRMEWTPEKLSDGVYTLKVFASDLSGNQAGSEPFQISFEVVNESTITHFYPYPNPFSSGTRFVFTLTGASLPDQIKIQIMTVSGKVVREITQDELGPIHIGNNISSYVWDGSDEFGDKLANGVYIYRVVTRMDGQAIEHRATSADKAFKKDYGKLYILR, from the coding sequence ATGTTTTTAAAAAGAAGGGACTGGTCTTTTTTGACTGGTCTTGCTATCTTATTTCTGACAGGTATGCAGGCTTTTGCTCAAACCTATGGAAATGAGTGGATTAATTATGCCCAGCAGTATTATAAGATCCCTGTTACACAGCCAGGTATTTACCGGTTAAGTTATCAGGATCTGACTCAGGCGGGTATGCCTTTATCTGCTATTGATCCCCGTAGAATCCAGATTTTTCACAGAGGAGTAGAGCAGTCTATTATTGTATCAGGTGAATCTGATGCATTTTTTGATGAAGCAGATTATGTGGAGTTTTATGGGAAAGGAAATGATGGAACACTGGATGCAGAGTTGTACCGTCCCGCAGAAGCTCAACCACATAAATATTATAATTTATACTCTGATACTACTTATTATTTTATTACCTGGAGGTTAGATAATGGATTAGGAAAGAGAATGGTAACAGTAAACGAATCAAACACCAATAATCTGGCTGCTGAAGCATTTCACTGGGCTGAAAGTATTCTGGTGCTTAAAAGTGACTATGACTATGGAAAAGTATATCCTGAATATATAGGTAATGCAGAAGGTGAACATAGCTTTTATGATTATGGAGAAGGGTGGACCGGGTCCTATATAAGTAAATTTACAAGTGTTGACTATACTTTACCCAATCTGGGCACGATTGTCAATACTTCCTATAAACCTAAACTGGAAGTGGTTGTAGCAGGAAGAAATAACTATTCACATGTGGGAGAAATCTTTGCCGGATCTTCTACCAGTTCGTTGCGATCACTAGGTACAATTAGTTTTAGCTATCACAACACCCGTAGGTTAAATACTACCATTGAGGCTACAGATTTATCGACGGGTGCACTTTCTGTACGTATGCGTGTGAATGGGGTTTCAGATGCCAATCCGGATGCCATGTCTGTTTCACTGATTCGCCTGGTATATCCTCAGACCTGGGATATGGCTGGAAGTATACAAAAAACCTTTACCATAGAAGCAGGATCTGCTAATCAACATTATTTTGAGATTACTAATCCTGCTATAGGTACCTTACTGTATGATATTACTTCTACTGATTCTCCCCGACGTATAATTACCACTACTGTCAATGGAAAGTTAGCTGCTACACTTTCTAATGGAACAGTTATATTTGCTAATGCCAATGCATCTTCTATTACAGGAACTATTAAAAAGGTATCCTTTCGCAATTTTAGTTCTGTAAAGCCAAATTATCTGATTGTAACAAATTCTGCACTGAGAAAACCTTTTAGCTCGGTGGCTGATCCTGTACAGGCTTATGCGGAGTATCGGGCATCTACAGCAGGTGGAGGATATGATACCCTGATTGCAAACGTAGATCAGCTATATAATCAGTTTAGCTATGGCGAATATACACCTGTGGGAATTGCTCGGTTTGTAAAGTGGATGTATAATATCAGTAAACCAGGTTATTTATTTATCATAGGGCGCGGGATTTCACCTGAAATGGTACGTAATGCTCCAGGCAGAACAACCAATTTTATAAATGTCGCTAAAACTATCTATGATTATGTTCCTTCTGATGGCAGGCCCGGATCCGATTACCTTTTTTCAGATACATTGAGTGGTATTTCTTTGGTACCAGGTCTGGCTACAGGTCGTATCAGTGCTATTGAACCACAACAGGTGTATAATTATCTGGTTAAGGTAAAAGAACATGAAGCCTTATCTCCTAATGAAAGCTGGCGTAAAAACATAATTCATCTGGCGGGAGGCCATACTGCTGCAGAAGTAAGTAATTTCAAGTCTTATATAGATAGCTATAAATCAATTGTTGAGGGTGAGTATTTTGGGGGTAAGGTACAGTCTTTATCCAAACAAACAGGTGATGAAGTTGAGCAGATCAATATATCTCAGCAATTAAATGAAGGAGCAAGTCTGGTAACTATGTTTGGCCACTCAGGTAGAACGGTGAATGACATAGAAATCGGCTATGCAACTGATGAAACGTTAGGATACAAAAATCAGGGAAAATATCCGCTTGTTCTGGTAAATGGATGTCAATCCGGAGACGTATTCAACAATCAGTATACGTATGCTGAAGATTGGGTTATGGGACGATCAGATCGAGGTGCTATTGCCTGGATTGCACATTCTTCTGCCGGCTATGCCAGTGAGTTGCATGCCTACTCTACGCTATTCTATCAGACTGCTTTTGCGGATAGTACGATGTTAGGAAAGCCTATTGGCAATGTACAGAAAGAGACTATTCGTCGGTATGTTACGTTGATGACTAACTGGACATTAGGACTGACACATGCAGAACAAATGGTGTTACAAGGTGATCCTGCTGTGGTATTGGTGCCATTCAGCAAACCGGATTATGCCATTACAGAAACCGGGATTTTTGCTCAGTCTTTCGATGGATCACAACTAACTGCTGCATTGGATTCGTTCCGGATAGGGGTAGTAGTAACTAATTATGGTAAAACACTGAATAAGAAATTTGGTGTAACTGTAACTCGCCGGTTTGGAGATGGCACATTTCAGCAATCTGATACAACATATTTTAATCCAATCAGTTTTACTGATACAGTGTATGTTACGATTGCCAACACACAGAAATATGTAGGAGGTACACAAACATTTACAGTATTGGTAGATCCTGCCAATCAGATTGACGAAAGCAATGAACAAAATAACCAGGCATCGAAGGAAATAGATATTCCAATAGTTGGAGCAATTCCTTTGTTTCCAAGAGAATATAGCATTGTCAGTTCTCAACCTGTAAAGTTTGTAGCTCAATCAACTGTATCACCACTGGAAACCCGGTCTTATAAGATAGAGCTGGATACTTCTGCTACATTTTCCAGTGCAGCCAAAATAGAAACTACTGTATCAGGGAGTCTATTGGTGAATTGGGAAACAGATCTCCTTAGTAAGGCAACTTCTCATGACAGCACAGTCTATTACTGGCGTATCAGTCTGGCTGACCGACCAATCGGAAATGATAACAGCTGGATGGAAAGCTCCTTTATTTATATTAATAACAGTCCCGAAGGATGGTCACAAACCAAGTTTCCTCAATTTTCCAAAGCTGGTTTATCTTCTGTAAAACGCAACACAGAAACATTAAAATGGGAGTTTACAGGAAATACAATGGATATATCTGTTAAAACGTATGGCTACCAGAATCAGACAGATGCCTACAAACAGGTAGAGCTGCTTTTGAATGAAGGCCCAGTCGTAACAGGTGGCAGATGTAGTCCTGCCTCAGATCCCAATACGTTGATTGCTGTAGCATTTCATAGAGGAAATGTACAACCCTACAGTGTAGTAGCTTCTTTGAATTGTGGACGGGAACCTTTTGCCGCACACTACCTTACCAATGGCTATATTGCAGGAGGCGGTCTGGCAGATTTTGTAAACAGGGTAAGCAACAATGATTATATTTTGTTATTTACAGCTGGTTCTGTAGATTTTACTAACTGGTCAGCTGCTACCAAACAACTCCTGGTAAGTATTGGGGCCGATGTCTCAAAAATTGCTAATCTGAAAAGTGGTGACCCTTATATTATTATAGGACAAAAAGGGGCAACCGCTGGTTTGGCAACAGAAATCTATCCTGATTATAGTGGAAGTATAGCCGGTTCACAGCAGGCACTGTCATTAGATTATACATTACAGGGGCGTGTAGATAATGGATTTATCACTTCTTCTCTGATAGGCCCTGCTTCTTTGTGGGGAACAATGTATCATGCTATTCAGGCATCTGAACTACCTCTTACAGATCAGTGGCAACTCGATATTGTGGGAGTGAATCTTCAGGGTGCAGAAACGGTAGTTTCTACAGATGTGAAAACAAGCCCGTTGCCTATTGATTTTATCAATTCTCAGCAATACCCATACCTGAAGCTACGACTACAGGCAAGAGATGAAACAAATCTGACTCCTCCTCAGCTGAAAAAGTGGCAAGTGATTTATGATGGAGTACCAGAAGGTTTAATTAATACAGGCATGGTAGCTTCCGATGCGTATACGATACCAGAGCAAATGGCTGGTGGTTCATTTGAGATTCCTGTTGTTTTTCAGAATATTTCACCAAGAGCCTTTACGGATTCATTGACAGTGCAGTATACAATTCTGAATGCAAAAAGTAAAAAGACCACACGAGTTACTTTTAAGGCAAGGCCATTAGCTGCCAATGGAGATACAATATCCTTTAAGATTCCTGTACGGACTGATACACTAAGCGGAAATAACGAATTACAGGTTTTTATAAATCCTCGCATACTTCCGGAGCAAAATTATGCTAACAATGTATTGAGTATTCCATTTGTTGTAAATACAGATAATCTTAATCCGATTCTGGAAGTAACATTTGATGGTCAGAAGATTCTCAATGGAGATATTGTTTCTCCTACTCCCCAGATAATCATGCGATTAAAAGATGAGAATACCAAACAGATTCGTACAGATACATCAGGTATCCTGATCTATATCAAGAAACCGGGCAGCAGTAACTTTGAACGTATCTCAGGGGGTGCCTTTAGCTGGGCAGCAGGCAATGGAGATAATGATTTCAGAATGGAATGGACTCCGGAAAAACTTTCAGATGGTGTTTATACTCTAAAAGTGTTTGCTTCTGATCTATCTGGTAATCAAGCCGGAAGCGAACCGTTTCAGATTAGCTTTGAGGTAGTAAATGAATCAACCATTACTCACTTCTATCCTTATCCTAATCCTTTTTCTTCCGGAACCCGATTTGTATTTACATTAACTGGAGCATCTCTACCTGATCAGATAAAAATTCAGATTATGACTGTTTCTGGTAAGGTGGTTCGGGAAATTACGCAAGATGAACTAGGCCCTATCCATATTGGTAACAATATTAGTTCGTATGTGTGGGATGGTTCAGATGAATTTGGAGATAAGCTGGCTAATGGTGTCTATATTTATCGGGTAGTCACACGAATGGATGGACAAGCTATTGAACATCGTGCAACCAGCGCAGATAAAGCGTTTAAGAAAGATTATGGAAAACTTTATATTCTTAGATAA